The following coding sequences are from one Anser cygnoides isolate HZ-2024a breed goose chromosome 10, Taihu_goose_T2T_genome, whole genome shotgun sequence window:
- the ATXN7 gene encoding ataxin-7 isoform X3 → MPIFGLCPAHDDFYLVMCNHCNQVVKPQAFQSHYERRHSSSSKPPLTPPSSSVFSIISSFPSKNKGSTGSGSNRSSSGGTSASSSSNSKLLKLPKDKLQISGNNRLMHPVQHSKVPHDKIMTPSVKVEKIHPKIDGAQLKTAVGPTCSTTVSSSIKTGLNCPSIPKPPLPSPGQILNGKGLLSVPPFLEKKPEENTNNRKFLHKRLSEREFDPDIYCGVIDVETKKPCTRSLTCKTHSLTQRRAVQGRRKRFDVLLAEHKSKTREKELLRHSDHHQQMPPLREPHPSPTKTSQELHQNSHGVTLTESKPLLPNKPKPHPPSLPRPPGCPAQHSGNAPSDSPSVHESPHPPLPAAEPASRLSSDEGECDEKEEPVEKLDCHYSGHHPQPAAFCTFGSRQIGRGYYVFDKRWNHIRCALNFMVEKHLNSQMWKKIPPASSNTTSVRAPHRTNSMPASQYGVSAAGFLLPTTVMSSPALVSPSCMSLNSKSVPSHGTTLNANPSTLGAVDPVCSMQSRQVSSSPSTPTVLSSVPSPMPSKPQKLKSSKSFKPKESSAGSGTCNSTGSVSSSGGSGKKRKNSSALLAPSHSTESFRKNCVVNSGNSGTSYHPSVTSSSHSVGLNCMTSKANSVSLKHDQSGRGPPTGSPAESIKRMSVMMNSSDSTLSLGPFVHQSSELTVNSHSSFSHSHTSLDKLIGKKRKCSPGSSSLNSSSSSSKSNKVAKLSSVNNVHAKHTGAIPGTQGLMNNSLLHQPKARP, encoded by the exons aaagaagacacagctcctccagcaagCCGCCTTTGactcctccctcctcttcagtattttccatcatttcatCTTTCCCTTCAAAAAACAAAGGTAGCACTGGAAGTGGTAGCAATCGTTCATCCAGTGGAGGTACTAGTGCATCGTCATCATCAAATTCCAAGTTGTTGAAGTTACCCAAAGACAAGCTGCAGATCAGCGGAAACAACAGGTTAATGCATCCGGTACAGCATAGCAAAGTTCCCCATGATAAAAT tATGACTCCATCTGTCAAAGTGGAAAAGATTCATCCAAAGATAGATGGTGCCCAACTGAAAACTGCTGTTGGTCCAACTTGTTCTACTACTGTGAGTTCCTCAATAAAGACTGGCCTTAATTGTCCCTCAATACCAAAGCCACCCTTGCCTTCCCCTGGACAGATACTGAATGGTAAAGGTCTTCTCTCTGTGCCTccatttttggaaaagaaacctgaagaaaatacaaataataggAAATTTTTACATAAAAGATTGTCAg AGAGAGAATTTGATCCTGATATATACTGTGGTGTCATTGATGTGGAAACCAAGAAACCCTGTACTAGGTCTTTGACATGCAAG ACACATTCCTTAACCCAGCGGAGGGCTGTACAGGGTCGAAGAAAACGATTCGATGTGTTGTTAGCCGagcacaaaagcaaaaccagggaAAAGGAACTTCTTCGACATTCGGATCATCATCAGCAGATGCCCCCTCTCAGGGAACCACATCCCTCACCTACTAAAACTTCCCAGGAGCTGCACCAAAATTCTCATGGAGTTACTCTTACAGAATCAAAGCCTTTATTACCTAATAAACCCAAACCTCACCCCCCCAGTCTTCCAAG GCCTCCAGGCTGTCCAGCCCAGCACAGTGGAAATGCCCCTAGCGATTCTCCTTCTGTCCACGAATCCCCTCACCCTCCCTTGCCTGCAGCTGAGCCAGCATCTCGGTTATCCAGTGATGAGGGAGAATGTGATGAAAAAGAAGAGCCTGTTGAAAAACTGGATTGTCACTATTCAGGTCATCATCCTCAACCAGCCGCT ttttgcacaTTTGGTAGTCGGCAAATTGGAAGAGGTTATTACGTGTTTGACAAGCGGTGGAACCATATTCGATGTGCACTTAACTTCATGGTGGAGAAGCATCTTAATTCTCAGATGTGGAA GAAAATTCCTCCAGCATCTAGTAACACAACGTCAGTTCGTGCACCACATCGGACAAACTCGATGCCTGCTTCACAGTACGGTGTCAGCGCAGCAGGTTTCCTCTTACCCACCACGGTTATGTCATCGCCAGCACTGGTGTCTCCTTCCTGTATGTCCCTGAACAGCAAATCGGTACCATCACACGGAACTACACTAAATGCAAATCCTTCTACTCTGGGTGCAGTGGATCCTGTCTGCAGTATGCAATCAAGACAAGTGTCTTCATCCCCTTCAACACCTACAGTGCTTTCCTCTGTACCTTCACCTATGCCCAGCAAACCTCAGAAGCTGAAATCCAGCAAATCTTTTAAACCTAAGGAATCTTCTGCTGGCAGTGGCACCTGTAACAGTACCGGCAGCGTCAGTAGCAGCGGCGGCTCAGGAAAGAAGCGTAAAAACAGTTCCGCACTGCTAGCACCTTCTCATTCCACAGAGTCCTTTAGAAAAAACTGTGTGGTTAACTCTGGAAACTCTGGGACCTCCTATCATCCATCGGTGACGTCTTCGTCCCACAGTGTTGGCCTCAATTGTATGACTAGCAAAGCTAACTCTGTTAGCCTCAAACATGACCAATCAGGGAGGGGTCCTCCTACCGGGAGCCCTGCAGAATCGATAAAAAGAATGAGTGTGATGATGAACAGCAGCGATTCCACTCTTTCCTTAGGGCCATTTGTTCATCAGTCCAGTGAGCTGACTGTAAACTCGCACAGCAGTTTTTCACATTCGCATACTTCCCTTGACAAActaataggaaagaaaagaaagtgctcACCTGGTTCAAGCAGCctaaacagcagcagcagcagcagcaagtcaAACAAAGTTGCCAAATTGTCATCGGTGAATAATGTTCATGCAAAACACACTGGTGCAATCCCAGGGACACAAGGACTGATGAACAATTCTCTTCTTCATCAG